Proteins encoded together in one Cellulomonas gilvus ATCC 13127 window:
- a CDS encoding VRR-NUC domain-containing protein: MTEKALQAHVLTLARTTGWLVYHTHDSRRSQPGFPDLVLVHARRATVLYRELKTETGRIRPEQRQWLTALAEAGADAAVWRPSDWLGDRVAAELLGVVS, translated from the coding sequence ATGACGGAGAAGGCCCTGCAGGCGCACGTCCTGACCCTTGCCCGCACCACGGGCTGGCTCGTCTACCACACGCACGACTCCCGGCGCTCCCAGCCTGGCTTCCCCGACCTGGTGCTCGTCCACGCCCGCCGGGCCACCGTCCTGTACCGGGAGCTCAAGACCGAGACGGGACGCATCCGCCCTGAGCAGCGTCAGTGGCTGACAGCGCTCGCGGAGGCCGGTGCGGACGCCGCGGTGTGGCGTCCGTCGGACTGGCTGGGTGACCGCGTCGCGGCCGAGCTCCTGGGGGTGGTGTCTTGA
- a CDS encoding helix-turn-helix domain-containing protein, with product MSAQAECPDCGYESTCQSAGQAAKALRRHSCDRHRARQQARERRLAREAVMDRTVRGCEHPRANHRHGTHAAYVFDRCRCDDCRAAARAYENSRTRERAYGRPAYVDATPATEHLRALSAAGMGWKRAAAAAGLQSSTVYPLLYGRPGRAAGVPRTKARRRTVEAILAVPMPTLADLGSGAVVDATGAMRRVRALVAIGWSVRALELRTGLGRQALDRLAAGEPRCLARTAIDVRRAYDELWDSAPTGAGATKARKRAAAAGWVPPLAWDDDAIDDPAAHPAAAPPTQSVHDDVDDTVIRLVLAGTAHATTVAERERLVPVLAAGGMSDRQIAALCRTTDRTVFRIRGRLGVESRWAA from the coding sequence GTGAGCGCGCAGGCGGAGTGCCCGGACTGCGGCTACGAGTCGACGTGCCAGTCGGCTGGGCAGGCCGCGAAGGCGCTGCGACGCCACTCCTGTGACCGGCACCGCGCCCGGCAGCAGGCGCGTGAGCGGCGGCTGGCACGGGAGGCGGTGATGGACCGGACGGTCCGTGGGTGCGAGCACCCGCGCGCGAACCACCGTCACGGGACGCACGCCGCGTACGTGTTCGACCGGTGCCGCTGCGACGACTGCAGGGCTGCAGCGCGGGCGTACGAGAACTCCCGCACTCGCGAACGCGCCTACGGCCGGCCGGCGTACGTGGACGCGACCCCTGCCACCGAGCACCTGCGCGCGTTGTCGGCTGCAGGCATGGGCTGGAAGCGCGCGGCGGCCGCGGCTGGCCTCCAGTCGTCCACGGTCTACCCGCTGCTCTACGGGCGCCCCGGCCGAGCGGCTGGCGTGCCGCGCACGAAGGCGCGCCGCAGGACGGTCGAGGCGATCCTCGCGGTGCCGATGCCGACGCTCGCTGACCTGGGCTCGGGCGCGGTCGTGGACGCCACGGGCGCGATGCGGCGTGTGCGTGCGCTCGTCGCGATCGGCTGGTCCGTCCGGGCGCTCGAGCTTCGGACGGGGCTCGGCCGGCAGGCGCTCGACCGGCTCGCCGCGGGCGAGCCTCGCTGCCTGGCGCGGACCGCGATCGACGTCCGTCGGGCGTACGACGAGCTGTGGGACTCGGCGCCGACGGGCGCGGGTGCGACCAAGGCCCGCAAGCGTGCGGCCGCCGCAGGGTGGGTCCCGCCTCTCGCCTGGGACGACGACGCGATCGACGACCCGGCTGCACACCCGGCGGCCGCCCCGCCCACGCAGTCCGTGCACGACGACGTCGACGACACGGTGATCCGGCTCGTGCTCGCCGGCACTGCGCACGCGACGACCGTCGCGGAGCGTGAGCGTCTCGTCCCGGTCCTGGCGGCGGGCGGCATGTCGGACCGGCAGATCGCTGCCCTGTGCCGGACGACCGACCGGACCGTCTTCCGGATCCGCGGCCGGCTGGGCGTGGAGTCGAGGTGGGCAGCGTGA
- a CDS encoding ParB/RepB/Spo0J family partition protein → MTTDTSDALAAALDAVAGPRIAPTPRTRVAAPAPVLQRVLLTDLHPDPDNPRDVESEIAELAASIEQVGLLQPIIARRDGDRLVVVCGHRRLAALRRLGWRDVDVVVRREMPADQVLVAMLSENQQRVMLDPIEEARAFSRLKLQHGLTDQQVGERVGRNQAHVSGRLALLNLDPAEQEEIRAGQRTLGRAIQKGRVKAGKVRNRPKGSGWHLADTHRLASRARARCNKLEHPRGTRLGDTACGSCWESVIRADEKAALHEHSARRGECALCGQPSSGVRVAPGAPVTTSDAVVTA, encoded by the coding sequence ATGACCACAGACACGAGCGACGCGCTCGCGGCGGCGCTGGACGCTGTCGCGGGCCCGCGGATCGCGCCGACGCCTCGCACACGCGTGGCCGCGCCGGCGCCGGTGCTGCAGCGGGTGCTGCTGACGGACCTGCACCCTGACCCGGACAACCCCCGCGACGTGGAGTCGGAGATCGCCGAGCTCGCCGCGTCGATCGAGCAGGTCGGCCTGCTGCAGCCGATCATCGCGCGTCGCGACGGAGACCGACTGGTGGTGGTGTGCGGGCATCGCCGTCTGGCGGCGCTGCGGCGCCTGGGTTGGCGTGACGTCGACGTCGTGGTGCGCCGTGAGATGCCTGCGGACCAGGTCCTCGTCGCGATGCTGTCGGAGAACCAGCAGCGGGTGATGCTCGACCCGATCGAGGAGGCGCGCGCGTTCTCCCGGCTGAAGCTGCAGCACGGGCTGACGGACCAGCAGGTCGGCGAGCGGGTCGGCCGCAACCAGGCTCATGTCTCGGGGCGGCTCGCGCTGCTGAACCTGGACCCGGCCGAGCAGGAGGAGATCCGCGCCGGGCAGCGCACCCTGGGGCGCGCGATCCAGAAGGGCCGCGTGAAGGCCGGCAAGGTCCGCAACCGGCCGAAGGGTTCGGGCTGGCACCTCGCGGATACCCACCGGCTCGCCTCCCGGGCGCGGGCTCGCTGCAACAAGCTCGAGCACCCCCGCGGGACCCGCCTGGGTGACACGGCGTGTGGCAGCTGCTGGGAGTCCGTGATCCGCGCCGACGAGAAGGCTGCGCTGCACGAGCACTCCGCGCGCCGTGGTGAGTGCGCCCTGTGCGGTCAGCCGTCCTCGGGCGTCCGGGTCGCCCCGGGCGCACCGGTGACGACGAGCGACGCGGTGGTGACCGCGTGA
- a CDS encoding WhiB family transcriptional regulator, with protein sequence MLATEIPTLSAPPACSDDPELFFPASSLHVAQAEAAKRVCAGCPARRDCLTFALTHAVHGIWGGTTEADRVRIQRAHGLPKRVAWTGAPLVRDDDTTTTTDSTSED encoded by the coding sequence GTGCTCGCGACCGAGATCCCGACGTTGAGCGCGCCGCCGGCGTGCAGTGACGACCCGGAGCTGTTCTTCCCGGCCTCGTCGCTGCATGTCGCGCAGGCGGAGGCGGCCAAGCGTGTGTGTGCGGGCTGCCCTGCCCGCCGCGACTGCCTGACGTTCGCGCTGACGCACGCGGTGCACGGGATCTGGGGCGGCACCACGGAGGCCGATCGCGTGCGGATCCAGCGCGCACACGGCCTGCCGAAGCGGGTGGCGTGGACGGGCGCCCCACTCGTGCGTGACGACGACACCACCACCACCACCGATTCGACCTCGGAGGACTGA
- a CDS encoding ParB/RepB/Spo0J family partition protein, with product MATTSSTKPRGRSRTPVPDVAPATSSSAALDELTHGMTHPDQEGFVRTTLVAVANLTAHPANPRRDVGDVTELADSIRAHGVRQNLLVVPDPDNPGDLRIVIGHRRTAAARLAGVTHLPAVVDPSLTSADQLQIMLLENVQRQDLTPVEEADAYQGLLDLGTDVATIATRIGRSESTVRSRLRLVTLPEEARTAIHARSVTLEDAAALADLPEHLQAPVLKTVGTSNFQHEMARARDLLRREEQVTPLLDVLAAANAPELPSNVWAEPGAIVAARGRPAQAAELAASIAGQVGPGWSWRWYYGEVLVYRPQTLEEAQEAAKAAEKRAAWDAEREEHAEKARADRAVREEFASITAETRREFLEHLIHGRKALTKDQVAHLLDYTATALAEGPWDGTYVGGTYRHHPVPYDTEDADGLATWLRVGLPADQKLTYHRHELLPLVTAAAAGLSAPQRLLVALAAALEPISEDTWRWGGRSVTTARWYELLERLGYTVSDAEHAALVVEDGPDDPENDGDVDDENAAQVA from the coding sequence ATGGCGACCACCAGCAGCACCAAGCCCCGCGGCCGCAGCCGCACCCCCGTCCCCGACGTCGCGCCCGCGACCTCCTCGTCGGCCGCGCTCGACGAGCTCACGCACGGCATGACCCACCCCGACCAGGAGGGCTTCGTGCGCACGACCCTCGTCGCGGTCGCGAACCTGACCGCGCACCCGGCAAACCCGCGGCGGGACGTCGGCGACGTGACCGAGCTCGCGGACTCGATCCGGGCGCACGGCGTCCGCCAGAACCTCCTCGTCGTGCCCGACCCCGACAACCCGGGCGACCTGCGGATCGTGATCGGGCACCGCCGCACCGCCGCCGCGCGCCTCGCCGGAGTCACGCACCTGCCGGCAGTCGTCGACCCGTCGCTCACGTCCGCGGACCAGCTGCAGATCATGCTGCTCGAGAACGTCCAGCGCCAGGACCTGACCCCCGTCGAGGAGGCCGACGCCTACCAGGGCCTGCTCGACCTCGGCACGGACGTCGCGACGATCGCGACCCGCATCGGCCGCTCGGAGTCCACCGTCCGATCCCGGCTGCGCCTGGTCACCCTGCCCGAGGAGGCCCGCACCGCGATCCACGCCCGCAGCGTCACCCTCGAGGACGCGGCCGCGCTCGCGGACCTGCCGGAGCACTTGCAGGCGCCGGTGCTCAAGACCGTCGGGACGTCGAACTTCCAGCACGAGATGGCCCGGGCGCGTGACCTGCTGCGCCGGGAGGAGCAGGTCACGCCACTGCTCGACGTGCTCGCCGCGGCGAACGCCCCGGAGCTGCCCAGCAACGTCTGGGCGGAGCCGGGCGCGATCGTGGCTGCGCGGGGGCGCCCCGCGCAGGCCGCTGAGCTCGCCGCGTCGATCGCGGGGCAGGTGGGTCCTGGCTGGTCGTGGCGCTGGTACTACGGCGAGGTCCTCGTGTACCGCCCGCAGACCCTCGAGGAGGCGCAGGAGGCCGCCAAGGCGGCCGAGAAGCGCGCGGCGTGGGACGCGGAGCGCGAGGAGCACGCCGAGAAGGCGAGGGCGGATCGCGCGGTCCGTGAGGAGTTCGCGTCCATCACCGCGGAGACCCGCCGTGAGTTCCTCGAGCACCTGATCCACGGCCGCAAGGCCCTCACGAAGGACCAGGTCGCGCACCTCCTCGACTACACGGCCACCGCGCTCGCGGAGGGCCCGTGGGATGGCACCTACGTCGGTGGCACGTACCGGCACCACCCCGTGCCGTACGACACCGAAGACGCGGACGGCCTCGCGACGTGGCTGCGGGTCGGCCTGCCGGCGGACCAGAAGCTCACCTACCACCGCCACGAGCTCCTCCCGCTCGTCACCGCCGCGGCCGCGGGGCTGAGCGCCCCGCAGCGGCTCCTCGTTGCGCTCGCGGCCGCGCTCGAGCCGATCAGCGAGGACACGTGGCGGTGGGGCGGCCGCTCGGTCACCACGGCCCGCTGGTACGAGCTGCTCGAGCGCCTCGGCTACACGGTCTCCGACGCCGAGCACGCCGCACTCGTCGTCGAGGACGGCCCGGACGACCCGGAGAACGACGGCGACGTCGACGACGAGAACGCCGCTCAGGTGGCGTGA
- a CDS encoding ImmA/IrrE family metallo-endopeptidase, with protein sequence MLDVARERGVRVAWRDLGRRNGEYHSTGLIVLNPKRSLTVQRVTLAHELGHARYGHTWTEDAAAHRRNERLADEHAAALLIGVGEYAAAERTVGPHLGALARELGVTAQIVEAWQRLAQRTRRIA encoded by the coding sequence ATGCTCGACGTCGCCCGCGAGCGCGGGGTGCGGGTCGCCTGGCGTGACCTGGGCCGGCGCAATGGGGAGTACCACTCGACGGGTCTGATCGTGCTCAACCCGAAGCGGAGCCTGACGGTGCAGCGGGTCACGCTCGCTCACGAGCTCGGGCATGCGCGGTACGGGCATACGTGGACCGAGGATGCGGCGGCGCACCGACGCAACGAGCGTCTCGCTGACGAGCATGCGGCTGCGCTGCTGATCGGGGTGGGGGAGTACGCGGCGGCGGAGCGGACCGTGGGCCCGCACCTCGGTGCGCTGGCGCGGGAGCTTGGCGTCACGGCGCAGATCGTCGAGGCGTGGCAGCGCCTGGCGCAGCGAACGCGGAGGATCGCATGA
- a CDS encoding helix-turn-helix domain-containing protein encodes MTAIEVFGDSLDPDVGLARSLVRADRDFLESLIKIRCNHGLSQTEVAELMGVSPSAVSRIESGMRDLRQSTLRRYAFAVGAEVDHVTRGFDRDKWEKRMAGSRALPSAASLWRSEWSEEPDAVVASAKAKAKASV; translated from the coding sequence ATGACCGCCATCGAAGTCTTCGGTGACTCGCTCGACCCCGACGTCGGCCTGGCTCGCAGTCTCGTCCGCGCCGATCGCGACTTCCTCGAGAGCCTCATCAAGATCCGCTGCAACCACGGCCTCTCGCAGACGGAAGTGGCCGAGCTCATGGGAGTGAGCCCGAGTGCGGTGAGTCGCATCGAGAGCGGTATGCGCGATCTCCGACAGTCCACCCTGCGACGCTACGCGTTCGCCGTTGGAGCGGAAGTGGACCACGTCACACGCGGGTTCGACCGCGATAAGTGGGAGAAGCGCATGGCGGGGAGTCGGGCGCTTCCGTCGGCCGCATCGCTTTGGCGCTCGGAGTGGAGCGAGGAGCCAGACGCCGTAGTCGCGTCCGCGAAGGCGAAGGCGAAGGCCAGTGTCTGA
- a CDS encoding tyrosine-type recombinase/integrase: MAWTRRRSSGMYQGLYRDASGRVRTAEGGPWSRKAEAMRRAGEAEAAARALGWRDPAAAGERWGTWRLEWERSRTVEASTKRSDDGRLAKHLEPRWGSVPLVDITRHDVKTWYAQLQRDGLSPATAQRCVHLLSASLNAAVDAGILSANPAARLRLSVPAPSTERYLTHAEFDAIVAQLEEPWARMARLLVGTGLRWGEAAGLHAHRVSATWVEVVEVWDQHGRQMKAYPKGKKRRQVPLPDWVQLDAASATCGMRHARGACRGGLVVTSVEGSVMDSARFRTQWDAACRAAEAGHVRVHDLRHTYASWLLQAGVSLAEVGRLLGHTSPLTTQRYAHLAETPSEAVLAALGAHGGQPDARDRRARLRLLGSR; the protein is encoded by the coding sequence ATGGCGTGGACTCGGCGCCGATCGTCCGGGATGTACCAGGGGCTATACCGGGATGCGAGCGGTCGCGTACGCACCGCAGAGGGCGGGCCCTGGTCGCGCAAGGCGGAAGCGATGCGCCGCGCCGGCGAGGCCGAGGCCGCGGCGCGAGCGCTCGGATGGCGTGACCCCGCGGCCGCGGGCGAGCGGTGGGGAACCTGGCGCCTCGAGTGGGAGAGGTCCCGCACGGTCGAGGCATCGACGAAACGGTCCGACGACGGACGTCTCGCCAAGCACCTCGAGCCGCGGTGGGGGAGCGTGCCGCTCGTCGACATCACCCGGCACGACGTGAAGACCTGGTACGCCCAGCTGCAGCGCGACGGGCTGTCACCCGCCACCGCACAGCGCTGCGTGCACCTGCTGTCCGCGTCGCTGAACGCCGCCGTCGACGCCGGCATCCTGTCCGCGAACCCCGCCGCACGGCTGCGGCTGTCCGTCCCCGCACCATCGACCGAGCGGTACCTCACCCACGCCGAGTTCGACGCCATCGTCGCGCAGCTCGAGGAACCCTGGGCCAGGATGGCCAGGCTCCTCGTCGGGACCGGGCTGCGATGGGGCGAGGCAGCGGGCCTCCACGCACACCGCGTCAGCGCCACGTGGGTCGAGGTCGTCGAGGTCTGGGACCAGCACGGCCGGCAGATGAAGGCCTACCCCAAGGGCAAGAAGCGCCGCCAGGTCCCGCTGCCCGACTGGGTCCAACTCGATGCCGCGAGCGCCACATGCGGCATGCGGCACGCGCGTGGAGCCTGCCGCGGCGGGCTCGTCGTTACCTCCGTTGAAGGGTCCGTCATGGACTCCGCGCGGTTCCGCACCCAGTGGGACGCCGCCTGCCGGGCCGCCGAAGCCGGACATGTGCGGGTGCACGACCTGCGGCACACGTACGCCTCATGGCTGCTGCAGGCCGGGGTCTCGCTCGCCGAGGTCGGGCGGCTGCTCGGGCACACATCGCCCCTCACGACACAGCGGTACGCGCACCTCGCGGAGACGCCGTCGGAGGCCGTCCTCGCCGCGCTGGGAGCGCACGGTGGGCAACCCGACGCGCGCGACCGACGAGCGCGTCTCCGTCTACTCGGGAGCAGGTAG
- a CDS encoding DUF6932 family protein, whose protein sequence is MIPGFDASTDALPCGRFPATIAEVHGALVEPFGTASSRQEIWSEWIDATAVLRQHVPVAVAWIGGSFTTTKPAPADIDVVYWVEDSQLVEARDSPESARVLQLFSMPGVLKSHGLRVDAYVVPWVSNPTAAPRDANDVAYCQERGYWDDLWLRQRAGTKGASPVRLDSIPRRGYLEVTLDGY, encoded by the coding sequence GTGATCCCGGGATTCGATGCTTCGACGGACGCGTTGCCGTGCGGGCGCTTCCCAGCGACGATCGCCGAGGTACACGGCGCCTTGGTCGAGCCCTTCGGCACTGCAAGTTCGCGGCAGGAGATCTGGAGCGAGTGGATCGACGCGACCGCGGTGCTGCGTCAACACGTCCCGGTCGCCGTCGCCTGGATCGGAGGCTCCTTCACCACGACGAAGCCAGCGCCGGCTGACATCGACGTCGTGTACTGGGTCGAGGACAGCCAACTCGTCGAGGCCCGCGACTCGCCGGAGTCGGCTCGTGTGCTTCAACTCTTCAGCATGCCGGGCGTCCTCAAGAGCCACGGGCTGCGCGTCGACGCCTATGTCGTACCTTGGGTGTCGAATCCTACTGCCGCGCCCCGGGACGCGAACGACGTGGCGTACTGCCAGGAGCGCGGCTATTGGGACGATCTGTGGCTCCGTCAGCGCGCGGGCACGAAGGGTGCGTCGCCCGTGCGACTTGACTCGATCCCGCGGCGCGGATACCTGGAGGTGACGCTCGATGGTTACTAG
- a CDS encoding BldC family transcriptional regulator → MAITTSHTESQLQQGALLTPGEVAVLFRVDPKTVTRWAQAGKLSAVRTLGGHRRFHEAEVRQLLQGVPQQRVSE, encoded by the coding sequence ATGGCGATCACCACCTCGCACACCGAGTCCCAGCTGCAGCAGGGCGCCCTTCTGACCCCCGGTGAGGTCGCGGTGCTGTTCCGCGTCGACCCGAAGACGGTCACGCGTTGGGCGCAGGCCGGCAAGCTCTCGGCGGTCCGGACCCTGGGCGGCCACCGCCGCTTCCACGAGGCCGAGGTCCGTCAGCTCCTGCAGGGCGTGCCCCAGCAGCGCGTCAGCGAGTGA
- a CDS encoding TetR/AcrR family transcriptional regulator, which translates to MNDTRRQIVEAALGLVADRGISATSVDEIAAAAGVAKGSVFYNFGSKAGLIEEILAEGVARLTAALQEAAAGLEGRAALEAMVTALLQQIHAHPDFSKVIVAESFRTGRLWQDSIRQVREESMGTFTTVVAQAWPQRDPWLTAAAVFGATLVTGLEWLAFQPDRSLDEVAAAVLTTLA; encoded by the coding sequence ATGAACGACACACGCCGCCAGATCGTCGAGGCCGCGCTCGGGCTGGTGGCCGACCGCGGGATCAGCGCCACCTCGGTGGACGAGATCGCGGCGGCCGCGGGCGTCGCCAAGGGCAGCGTGTTCTACAACTTCGGGTCCAAGGCGGGGCTGATCGAGGAGATCCTCGCCGAGGGTGTCGCGCGGCTCACCGCGGCGCTGCAGGAGGCCGCCGCGGGCCTCGAGGGCCGCGCGGCCCTCGAGGCCATGGTGACCGCGCTGCTGCAGCAGATCCATGCGCACCCCGACTTCTCCAAGGTCATCGTGGCCGAGTCGTTCCGCACGGGCCGGCTCTGGCAGGACTCGATCCGCCAGGTGCGCGAGGAGTCCATGGGCACGTTCACCACCGTGGTGGCGCAGGCCTGGCCCCAGCGCGACCCGTGGCTCACGGCGGCCGCGGTGTTCGGCGCGACGCTGGTCACGGGTCTCGAGTGGTTGGCGTTCCAGCCGGACCGGTCGCTCGACGAGGTGGCGGCCGCGGTGCTCACGACGCTCGCGTGA
- a CDS encoding YhgE/Pip family protein produces MPALTSTGTELRRFRRGRLPRLAVAAMILVPLLYGALYLWAFWDPTGNLDRLPVALVNADQGATLDGERLEAGADVTQRLTDSADLDWRVTSAQDAADGVADGTYYFAVTVPADFSADIASAGGEHPTAAQLEVTYDDANSFLASTLGRSAMVQVEAAVSASVGEQAVDRVLVGLGDARDGFAQASDGALTLRTAAGDLTDGASRVADGADDAADGATRLADGAGSAASGAVKVADGAHALADGAGTAATGAGSAAAGAATLADGLDTLRTGSGKVATGASALDDGATRLATGADSLADGLRRAAAGADQVDTGAARVAAGLSSASTGAARLQDGVQQVAQGVTTLHDELTPLVSAVPTLRSGLGQVSAYLTARAQSGDTTAAQLLQGLGSAAGSLPSDADLGRLADGLTALDSGAGTAASGAADLATGLSTLQQGGSSLAEGAHGVATGLDTLSTGADTLATAAGTLADGTADLASGADRVATGTAKAATGAGTLAAGTTTLADGLHALATGSDDLETGASALATGTGTLADGAGELANGTATLADGAHQVADGAGKITDGAGTLADGLSDGTDAIPADVASPERATTIASPVGLDETHVTQAEGFGEGFAPFFVPLALFVGSLITWLLLRPLPTRALATPASGWRATLAGYLPALLLGVAQVAVMLAVIHYGVGLQMSSVLGTVGFTLLVAATFLALQQMLMAVLGPAAGKVAVLALLMLQLASSGGTYPVETTPAFFRVIHPLLPMSYAVSGLRQVITGTGDARLWLSVAVLAAVLVGSLAVTAWRAGRMRTWTLERLHPALSL; encoded by the coding sequence ATGCCTGCCCTCACCTCCACCGGCACCGAGCTGCGCCGGTTCCGCCGCGGCCGTCTGCCGCGCCTCGCGGTCGCCGCGATGATCCTGGTGCCGCTGCTGTACGGCGCGCTCTACCTGTGGGCGTTCTGGGACCCCACCGGCAACCTGGACCGCCTGCCGGTCGCGCTCGTCAACGCCGACCAGGGTGCGACGCTCGACGGCGAGCGGCTCGAGGCGGGCGCCGACGTGACGCAGCGGCTCACCGACTCGGCCGACCTCGACTGGCGCGTGACCAGCGCGCAGGACGCGGCCGACGGCGTCGCGGACGGCACCTACTACTTCGCGGTGACCGTGCCCGCGGACTTCTCGGCCGACATCGCCTCCGCGGGAGGCGAGCACCCCACCGCCGCGCAGCTCGAGGTCACGTACGACGACGCCAACTCGTTCCTCGCCTCGACGCTCGGCCGGAGCGCGATGGTCCAGGTCGAGGCAGCCGTCTCGGCCAGCGTCGGCGAGCAGGCGGTCGACCGCGTGCTCGTCGGGCTCGGCGACGCACGCGACGGGTTCGCCCAGGCGTCCGACGGCGCGCTCACGCTGCGCACCGCCGCGGGTGACCTGACCGACGGCGCGAGCCGCGTGGCCGACGGTGCCGACGACGCAGCGGACGGCGCCACGCGCCTGGCCGACGGCGCCGGCTCGGCCGCCTCGGGTGCCGTCAAGGTGGCCGACGGTGCGCACGCGCTCGCCGACGGCGCGGGCACGGCGGCCACGGGCGCGGGTTCGGCCGCGGCGGGCGCCGCGACGCTCGCGGACGGTCTCGACACGTTGCGGACCGGCAGCGGCAAGGTCGCCACGGGCGCGTCCGCGCTCGACGACGGCGCCACGCGCCTGGCCACGGGTGCCGACTCGCTGGCGGACGGCCTGCGCCGCGCGGCCGCGGGCGCGGACCAGGTGGACACCGGCGCGGCGCGCGTCGCGGCCGGGCTCTCGAGCGCGTCCACCGGTGCGGCCCGCCTGCAGGACGGGGTCCAGCAGGTGGCGCAGGGCGTGACCACGCTGCACGACGAGCTGACGCCGCTGGTCAGCGCGGTGCCCACGCTGCGGTCCGGGCTCGGCCAGGTCAGCGCGTACCTCACGGCACGTGCGCAGTCCGGTGACACCACGGCGGCGCAGCTGCTCCAGGGCCTGGGGTCCGCGGCGGGGTCGCTGCCCAGCGACGCCGACCTGGGCCGGCTCGCGGACGGCCTGACCGCGCTCGACTCGGGCGCGGGCACGGCGGCGAGCGGTGCGGCCGACCTCGCCACCGGGCTCAGCACTCTCCAGCAGGGCGGCTCGAGCCTGGCCGAGGGCGCGCACGGCGTCGCCACCGGCCTCGACACCCTCTCCACGGGCGCCGACACGCTGGCCACGGCGGCGGGCACGCTCGCCGACGGGACGGCGGACCTCGCGTCCGGCGCGGACCGGGTCGCGACCGGCACGGCCAAGGCCGCGACCGGGGCAGGCACGCTCGCCGCCGGCACGACCACGCTCGCGGACGGCCTGCACGCACTGGCCACGGGCTCGGACGACCTCGAAACGGGCGCGAGCGCGCTCGCCACGGGCACGGGCACGCTGGCCGACGGCGCCGGCGAGCTGGCGAACGGCACCGCGACGCTCGCCGACGGTGCGCACCAGGTGGCCGACGGCGCGGGCAAGATCACCGACGGCGCGGGCACGCTCGCCGACGGGCTGAGCGACGGCACCGATGCGATCCCCGCGGACGTCGCGAGCCCCGAGCGCGCCACGACGATCGCCTCGCCCGTCGGTCTCGACGAGACGCACGTGACGCAGGCCGAGGGCTTCGGCGAGGGCTTCGCACCCTTCTTCGTCCCGCTCGCGCTGTTCGTCGGGTCGCTCATCACGTGGCTCCTGCTCCGGCCCCTGCCGACGCGCGCGCTGGCCACGCCCGCCTCGGGCTGGCGCGCCACGCTCGCGGGCTACCTGCCCGCTCTGCTGCTCGGCGTCGCCCAGGTCGCGGTCATGCTCGCGGTCATCCACTACGGCGTCGGCCTGCAGATGAGCTCGGTCCTCGGCACCGTGGGCTTCACGCTGCTGGTCGCCGCCACGTTCCTGGCGCTGCAGCAGATGCTCATGGCGGTGCTCGGCCCCGCCGCGGGCAAGGTCGCGGTGCTCGCGCTGCTCATGCTGCAGCTCGCGTCGTCGGGCGGCACCTACCCCGTGGAGACGACCCCCGCGTTCTTCCGGGTGATCCACCCGCTGCTGCCCATGAGCTACGCGGTGTCGGGGCTGCGTCAGGTGATCACGGGCACGGGCGACGCCCGCCTGTGGCTGTCCGTCGCGGTGCTCGCCGCCGTGCTCGTCGGGTCGCTCGCCGTGACCGCGTGGCGCGCCGGCCGGATGCGCACGTGGACGCTCGAGCGCCTGCACCCGGCCCTGTCCCTCTAG